ttgtttacgtTTGTTCCCCTgggcttgttttgtttttagttttaaagtgcaattttattttattttattttttcatacgcaaatgaatgtaaataaatttcGGAAATTTCTTTGCAATGCTAAAAGAAATAAGcattttttaatcaataaatatttaatatggttatttatataataattaatgaatataGTTATTTTCgctacatttcatttacagatATAATAATACACAGTGTGGTTTTGCATGAAGTCTAGCCATAATAAGAAACCCATAAACctgttaatgattttttttaaattaatgtcatgttttaatgtttttacgttattaaaaataaataaaaccaaaaaaaagagaaaattataaaaaaaaaaggaattgaAAAAATTGGTTCGATATTGAATATTGGTGACGTTCAGTGTTGCCAGAGTGGGTGGGTTTCCACCCAATTGGGCTCCTATTGGTCACGTCTAACTGGGAAAAATGCATTGGGGCGAGTTTTTTCATGCAactggcgggtttttatttttggctatgaacatgatattttattaattttccactCAAACGAACTTAATAATAAAGTGTAACATGTAATGTTGACGTTTTAATAATATGGTTCGGTCTAGCCaataaggtttaggagtgtccTGTCCAATCAGACTTCAATCTTGATTAGcgggttgttgtaatcgttGTACTCGTTAAGCCAAGTTAttaactgtttgttattgtattagttatcacattATGCATGTCGGgatggtatttttttaaattggcgGCTTTTAAGCTGAAGTTTGGGGTGGcaatcttcagtccaatctggcaaccctggtgaCGTTTTGAAGTAACGCGAAGTCAAGATGGCGGCTGTAGACGTGGAAGACGAGAGTATTTTGGTGTCTGTGTTTAAAGACAGCTTTCCGGAGAACTGGAGAGAAAACCCGGACTTCGCGACGTATCTGCTGGAGCTGAGTTCTTACGGGGTCGAGAAGTTGAACCGTGAGCCGGAGCGCCTGTCCGAGGAGCGAGCGCAAATCCTGCAGCAGACGCGCGAGCTCGCCTTCTCCAACTACAAGACGTTCATCCGCACCGCCGACTGCACCAAGGAGATCTACCGAGACTTCGGCCGTGTGGAGGGCAGCTTATCCAAACTCCTCGATAAACTGCCGAGCTTCGGAGAGAAATGCAGGTTGGTCCGAGTTAAAGTTTGCGGAAGTGGTGGTTGTTTGTTTACCTGAAGCTGAAaggtgttgtagtggtggtcgATATGGTTAAAATAATCACATCGCGATTTGTAAACACGATTCCAGGATGCACGATATGTGTAAGTTTGCGGTATAGTGGTGCCACACTTCAAAcacccatgaacacacacacacacacacagagtggcaTGATGCTTTGACAAGATTATACTATATACAGTAATGCTCTTAGAATAACCAGGATAACTAGAAaattataacataataataactttCATCATCTCCCTGAGTTTGGGCTTTTCCAGAAACCTATTCAGACAGGATTAAAATCCCAGGTTGTAGCTGGTAATAATTACATTAACCTCATTTTCTTGCATAACAACGAACAAGTCATGATCAGGCTCAGGTTCTTTTGGTATTTATTTGGAAGAAACCCTGTTATTGATGGCTATTCGTCGTCTTTAGGATTGAACCACGGATTCATTCATTTGGGCAGCAGTTGTGCCTCCATGATGCCCCTCAGCTCCTCAGACTTCTAATTAAATATAGAGTTCGTTTGTGTTTCTAAAATCGTACTTCATCACGTCACATTTCATTAAGCTCTatcactgtgtgtttttctcccaAAATAGAGGCTTTGTGAAAGAAGCAGAAGAAATCGGGGCGAGTCGGCGGATGAACAGCCTGACTCTAAATCGCCACACGGAGATCCTGGAGATTCTCGAAATCCCGCAGCTGATGGACACCTGCGTTCGGAACGGCTACTACGAGGAGGCGCTGGAGCTCGCCGTCTATGTCAAGCGACTTGAGAAAAAGCACTCGTCACTTCCTGTGATCCAGGTACGGTGGAAAGGGATTACATTTGGATATATTTAGAGCATGAAACATCTTCAGCTTGTGCATTACTTATAAGGACAGTAAGTAAATAAAGATCTGGTTTGTTATTGTACTGCTTATGTTTTTTCACCAGGGCATCGTAAATGAGGTGCGTCAGTCGGCCCAGCTCATGCTGAACCAGCTCCTCCAGCAGCTGCGCAGTAACTCTCAGCTCCCTGTGTGTCTGCGCGTGATTGGCTACCTGCGCAGGATGGACATCTTCACCGAGGCGGAGCTGCGTGTGAAGTTCCTGCAAGCGCGCGGCAGCTGGCTGCGTTCCATGCTGGCCGCCATTCCTGACGAAGACCCCTACGTTCACATCACCAAAACCGTCGAGGCTTGCCGAGTCCACCTCTTCGACATCATCACTCAGTACCGCGCCATCTTCTCGGACGAGGACCCGCTGCTGCCCGTTGCTGAGCAGGCCGTCAACGAGGGCACCATTTTCCATGGCTGGGTGGTGCAACAGATCTCGCACTTCCTGCAGACGCTGGAACGGGATCTGGAGCGCGGTGTGGGAAGCCGTTTGGACTCCCTGCTCGGCCAGTGCATGTATTTCGGCTTGTCTTTCAGCCGCGTGGGCGCAGATTTCCGTGGGCAGCTCGCACCCATGTTCCAGCGCGTCGCCATGGAGACGTTCGGCAAAGCCGTTAAAGAAGCCGTGGACAAATTCAAGGAGGATATGAATCTGTACACGCTCATTTCCCTGCCGTCGATGCTCGGGAACACCATCCCGGCCATGCCCGCCGGTGTCCAGCCCGGAACTCTCCAGCCCCCCATGCGTTTGTTGGACTTTCCTCCGTTAGCCTGCTTCCTGAACAACATCTTAACGGCCTTCAATGACCTGCGGCTCTGTTGCCCCATCGGATTAGCTGAAGATGTTGCCAGATGTGTCGAGGATGCCCTTGTGAAGGTGCCACATAGAGATCTGGTTTTATATTAACATGTGTGGTTTACTTTAACAGTTTAACAGTCTTTTCTCTTATAGACTTAAACTATAGCTGTGCGTGCTTGAAGGTGCAGTCAGTGAATTTAGCATGAGGTGGTTGATGCTAGGTGTATTAAAGCTCAAAACACTCTTAAGCTTCATAAAACACTCACAAATTCTGGCAAAGATAAAGTACATGAAAGCTAGAAAAGTTATTTAGACACAGTGGCATGATGCTTTCacaatatattatactatatacagTGATGCTCTTAGAAACACTAGAATAACTACAAAATACAGcatgaattataataataataataataataataataataatgagctcCATCATCTCCCTGAGAGTTTGGGCGTTTCCAGAAAAATATTCAAACAGGATTAAAATTCCAGGTTGTAACTGGTAATAATTCCATCTTGCACTgtcttcattcatttatttatttatttatctatatgaTGAACGATATCAACATTAAAAGCGTCTGTTAACTCAAAATAATATTCCTTAATATTTTAGGAAGTGCGTTTAAAAATCCAAGAGCTGGAACATTTAGATGATCTTTAGGTATATTATTCGATTACAAAGAATCactgactgcacctttaattgAGTCTTATTTGATTAACTGCCTATATGTTTTATGTCGCGTTAAAGTTGAATAAATCTTATTCCGTCTCACACAGGTGACCAAACTGATCCTGGTGTTCCACCGAGCGGAGGAGTCGGCCTTCAGCAGCCGCGAGCGCGAGTTATTCATTCAGTTCTGCTGCGCCTTTGCCGAGGACATGGTGCCCTTCATCAACCGGTGTCTCCAGGTTCTCTTCCCACCGGCGCAGCTCGCACAGATCCTTGGTAAGCAGGGGGTCAGAGTTTAGATTAGATTGTCCCTGAATAGAACTGATTCACCAGAATTGAGTAAAATCAGATACGAATGTAAAGGTTGGAATTAGTAGCACACACTTGGAggtgtgctgttagaggaaaataatcaacagcagtgtggtgtgaagcGGCCCTGAGTGAAGCGGCTACTCTTACTGCCTTaacgctgattattttccaataacagcacatcctgaggggttttattcctcttaaagaATGACACACCATCATTTATTTTCCGTCTGTAGTTCCGGTTAAAAATGCAGAACATCAGAGACAGGTTCCTGTCCTGTTAGTGTTCCCATGGAAACAGGAAAtctgttccatttttttttggaagtgtCACCATTTAGAGACTCAAAGTAGAATTCCGACTCATCACGTTTTTCCTGTCACGGAAACTCTTAACCCATCCTGGTGTTTGTTCACAGGCGTCCCCGCAAGCCAAATACACAAACACGGCAACGTCGGCTGCGTGAACGTGAGCGCCGTGCTGGAACCTCTAGACTTCGTCCTGCCTAAGAGAGAACCCGTGTCCCCGGCGCTGGACCTGTCCGTCGAGCTGAGCAGCTTGAGCACTACTGAACCAGAACCTCTGGCTCCAACCGAACCTTCGTTTTCAGAGAAACCTCCTGAAGAGGCACCAGAACCTGGAGCGGAACCGGACCTCAACATCCAGCACCCTCAGGAAGCAGAACCTTCCCATGATTCAGCAGAACCCAGAACAAACAATGTGGACATGGAGCAGAACGATGCAGGAGACGTGACCCTGACCAGCGCAGATGACCAGTCACTACAGCACTAAACtacgtttttttttacttttctgtgAATTCTAGTTGGTCAGTAACCTGCCTGGGGAAAGTCTTATgtcttatatatttaataatgtgtAAATTGTTTaatgttgcagtgtgtgtgtgtgtattttctggCACCTTTGGAAGCTTTATGAAAAGCAGGGATTAAATCTTGCACCAAGACGTGATAAATAACGTATATTtaaaacaccagagtgtgtctGTCCATTTCTTGAGAATTTAGTTGTCATGATTTCACAAAGGTCTGGGAAATGCTATTTTTTATAATCTGACATACAAAAGGAAGGAAAACGACTTCAAGGATACATCCatcattccttccttctccttctttttctttcctttcttccttctcaCCCTTCTCTTTACATTTAATTCTTtccttctccttccttccttctttcactTCAGCCCCCTTCTCCTTCCTACCTTACAGTctctcattccttccttcccccCTTCTCAGTCTCCcattccttccttttctttccttccttctttccctcCCCCCTTCTCCTTCCTTCCCCCCCCTTTCTCATttcttccttctccttctttatCCTTCCTTCTCCCCCCTTCTCCTTCCTTAAATTACACGAGTGCCTCAGACGGTTTCTTGAGCCTTTAATTGTCATGATTTCACAAAGGTATGAGATAAATACACATCATTATCACTTCTGGCCGGgaaatgccatttttttttataacccgACATACAAAGGGATGAAAAACAGACTTCAGGGCTGCAtctatttactgtttatttagcAACAAACACGTTAATGGAGCACTTTTGATGGGTTGCTGCTGCTGGCAAGGAGCATGCAGAGCAGAATAAATGAACGCCGGGGTTAAAAATGAGCACAACATGCGACATTCAGATGCTGGTGTGTCTCGCAGAACTGAACTGATCTCACATGACACGGTTTCTCTTGCCTTGGCATGCTCATGTTTATGTGCTTTAATAAAGACGCTGTTAAAACAATATGATGTTAGGTCAGGTTGCTTGTATTGTAGGAAGACGCTCATGTTCTTCCTCTTCATATTCGCACACAACACAGCTTGCAGTCCGATACCATACCATGTGACATGCATTCTGCTGTATTAGATGAATAAATATCGGGGTATTTTTACAAACAAAATGAGCGTGGCTGATCTCAGTAACCATGCAGCCCTAATAGAATCTGAGCTCCTGTAGTATGATCATATTCATACGTAACAAATTACAGTTCTCAATTTCTGCTGTGTTATATAACGAACCCCTCGCCGCCGATTCACTTTTTCTTGACGAATTTCTTGCGAGAGGCGTTCGGGTTACTGCGCCGCCTCCCTCCTCCGCACTGGGCGTCCCGCAGGTGTAAACCCGCCGCTCGGCTGTAAATGTCGTGCTCCGAGAACGGAGAGCTGCCGGCGATGTAGTCCGGGTCGAACACGTCCGTCTTCACACGTGCCTTTCGAGAGAGTCGCTGCTGAGGGAAACGCTGATCCTCCACCAGGTGAGGGTTGCTGGAGTGTTTGCCACCTTGTGGCAAAGGAACAGAGTACTGCAGGGAAAAGAGGGAGGAGTTTTAGTGGGAGTGTCCTGATGATGTGTTAATAATTGTGATTGTAACTATGACAAACAATGAGCTGAATAGCAAGAGCAACCTTGTGGAACCTTCTAATGTTCTTCTAATCAGCTAAGACACTAGCTTTCACACTTATCCACAGAGCTGAAATAAATCTGCACACGCACCCTCTTTCCTTTAGAATTGAGCACTTTGGGGTTGCTGGAGAAGTGCATCTGCATGCTGCCGTCCTCCCTGAGCGTCACGGCCACCTTCTTCAGCGTGTTGTTGCCACAATGTGGACAGAAAGCTTTGTTCATATTTGTTGTAGTCCTGATAGGAGACAAAACCACATAGGGTGATTTGAAGAAAGTGGATAAAACACACAGGTAGAAAACTATAAGGCTGCTGGATGAAGAGTAGAGATAATCAAAGTTCTCTCCTATCGTCATTTGCATCATCATTACAATCCACAAACTTCTACTGAACCGAGTGAAGAAGTCTCCACAGCTTCTGCTCTGTCCACATGGAGGTTACACTGTACATAGAATTCTGATCTTCTGGACTTCACTCACTTGAAGCATGCGTGGCAGCGGAGGATGTAGTTTCTCGTGTGTTTGATGAGCATGCCGTTCACCGAcagcaccttcaggccgatctGAATCAACACGttctgcaaaaaacaaaaacaccacacacttcaTTAACAGCCTGATCATCTCCTTTCCAAAAAACCAACCAAGAGGTCAGAATTCAGAACGGACGGATCTGTCAGAAGTGGTGCGCTCGTGAAACAGTCTAATTTATAGTTATAAACtaatccatccttccttccttccttccttcctctccttctccttcttccccACCCCTTCTTtgtttctccttctttctcaaACCTTCTCCTTtctcattccttccttctttcccttcctccctctccttctttccttcgCTTCACTTCCAATTCTTTCCTTCTCCTTCCTTTCCCTCATTCCTTTCTTCTCCCTCATTTCTTCCTTCTTCCCCCctcctttttttattccttccttctccttcttaccatctccttccttccatccttccccaACCCTTTCCTTGACCCTCCTTCTCattcctttcttcttccttctcattcctttctttttccttctccgATATTTctcattcctttctttttccttctccttatttctcattccttccttctccttctctcattCCTTCCAATTCTTTCCTTCTCCTTCCTTCCCctcattccttccttctccttgtttctcattccttccttctccttgtttctcattccttccttctccttgtttctcattccttccttctccttgtttctcattccttccttctccttgtttctcattccttccttctccttgtttctcattccttccttctccttgtttctcattccttccttctccttgtttctcattccttccttctccttgtttctcattccttccttctccttgtttctcattccttccttctccttgtttctcattccttccttctccttgtttctcattccttccttctccttgtttctcattccttccttctccttgtttctcattccttccttctccttatttctcattccttccttctccttatttctcattccttccttctcctTCCCCAACCCTTTGCTTGTccctccttttttccccttctcctTCCCTCCAATTCTTTCCTTCgccttcccttttttttcttctttccccatcctttccttctctccttcctttccccccattccttccttccttacatctttttctttccttccctccctcctccctgcATTGGTGGGAATGGTGAAGTGGGTTTAAGAAGTGAAAGTAAACATTCCAGTGTTGAACCCACACAATAACTCACTGTTAGAGACTTAAAGCATTAAAATTATTTCTGTCCTGATTCAGTCGTGTTAGTCACTTGTTcacagcagctacacaacagGAAATCTCCGGGTCATTTTGTGGACATACGTGTAAACGTAGCGTAACCATGGTGATATATACACGTGACATCTCCCTCACAGCAGGACATCActttacacacacctgcatcgcAAAGTCGGTGGTCACACAGCCCACTGTGACGTTTTCTGACGGACTCCATTCTCCAGTGTCCATCTGGATTTGTCTGATGTTACTGGGAGTGATCCAGCCTCCGCcgtcatcatcctcatcttcatcctcaccctctctctcctccacacCATCATCGTCCTCGTGTTCCTTGTTCCTCGTCAGATCCACACGCTGCACTTTCTCCGTCACGTCCTACAACACGACATCAGGCTGATTAGACTCCTGTTCACACCGGAAGTCTAAAATGTGTAAAGGTCTgaatgcaaaagtttgtgcacccttaaAAACCTTGAGAGActcctttgtgtgtgttgggtctCAAAGATTATTTCTACAATCAAGCATCTCCTTTTTAATGCGATGAACATTTAAATGTTCattgcttattattattcagttcaGTATTTTTATTCTCTCATATCTTTCTTCAGTTTGGTGCCAATCCCCACCCACTAACTAACTCCGCCCTATCGGCTGCCAATCAGGGGTTTGACAGACACGTTGGCTTACACATCCATGACACCCAAAGGAAAGAgcagtctgccctcttccacatgtGAGCTCCACAGTGaagctgtgattgacaggaggagagagagtaagcccctcccacccagacagCACAACCGATTCTGAGGTGAGAACTCGAGATCTCATGATCTGAAGCTCACGGGACAAACACGACACTGCCTGACGCATTTAGCATTTATTTACGCCATAATGGCAATTTTTCCTACCTCCccagtgtttttaaaaaataaaattctgctttaggccacacccacttcctgGACATTTGCAGACCAAGCTAAAGCTCTTACAGGAGATGAATCTTTTTAAACCTTCTAGAAGAACTTATTAACagtatattttgtgtttatgttatagGATGCCCCCCCCACACATTTGTTGAATATTTGGCACATAGAAAACGTTTGCACTGATCTGTCTACTCTACTTTTACTCACCACCAACTTTAATAACTCCTCGTCAATGCTGGGTAAAGGATCTCTCCAAAACTGGAAGCTGTTAAACTCCGAGCTCTCTGCGGTCTGAGCTTCACGTGACGTCATGTCACGCTGAACGTCTGCGACCGAGCTTTCTGAGTCGTCCTGTTACAGGGGAAACGTCACTAAATGATCGATGCTTTTGCTTCAAACGAGCTGAAAAATAGATGTCTATAAGAAACGTTTGAGATCATAAACACACCAGCAGTTTCAGTAAGTCGTCGTCGATGCTGGGTATGGGGTCTCTCCAAAACTGGAAGCTGTTAAACTCCACGCTCTCGGCAGCTGGATGTTCACTTGATGCTGCGGGCTGCTGATCATCAGTCGCTGAGCTGGCTGAGGatttctgctttaaaaaataaaaacaaatgaatttttGTTAATTCTTGAACCCATTTTTAAAGAGACATGGCCTTACATGGTGtactttcttttaattttgccgttgaatgaaatcaaatataaatacagtCTAGTTAAAGtgtattagaaaataatcagatAGACAAAAGTTTTAATTCAGTGCAGGAAAATTcatgtttattctttttttttttttttaaataaatttactaAAACGTACTAATGTGAACCTGAAAATGTTGAACTGAATCTGAAACCTGTTTATTTAAtggctttaattttttttttttaatttcaagtttaaaattaagcttacaacaataaaaaatatatatatacgtatttGTATacaatttttctaaataaatgaaataaaataaaataataaaattaaaaaaaaaaattgtagttaAATCCTGGTGGCTATATAACAATTATATAAACATAATTGATTTATGATCATCTTAAAACTTGATTCAAAATGCTCACttgaaaaaaatttaatatttaatacagtataatatttttattttccttactTTGGAAGGAAGATGGAATCCGGCGATGTTCACCGGAGCTTCCGGGTGTCTCTGTGTGCTGCGTACTTCCACCTACAGCCCACATTAAAGGATAAACATGATGTTAATCCAGAGCaggtttcttttctcttatacACGAAACTTATTTCAATTTTAATACCTGTACTGCTGGTTCTTTCTTCAAGTGAGCAGCTCCACAGTTCTCCAGCTCCAGCTGGTACGTCAAAGCCAAGACCTTAATGTCTGTAGCTGAAAGGCTGGGATAATCTCCGGTCTTCTTGGCAAACTCGGTCACTGtgaattaaaaagaagaaattagaCAACTGCAGATCAGATAAGCGAACTCGGGTACGAGTCACCGACATGATTCACTCACCGAATCGGAGGTGTTCTGGGAAAGGTTCTTTGAAGTTGAGCTTGTAGGGAAGGAATGCCAAGttctttttggtttgtttgtccCGAATTTCATTCACCACATCCTTCAATGTGTAGATGTTCTTACCAATTTCCTAAAGCGAGGTAAACAGCACTTATTACAACACAACCCTTATTTTACCACAtcgctgctgaattctccattctgattggtcagaagatgtttaCTGATATTCATATATTCAAAACGATTAATgtgatcatttctatagtaacagccc
The sequence above is drawn from the Hemibagrus wyckioides isolate EC202008001 linkage group LG04, SWU_Hwy_1.0, whole genome shotgun sequence genome and encodes:
- the cog8 gene encoding conserved oligomeric Golgi complex subunit 8, with the protein product MAAVDVEDESILVSVFKDSFPENWRENPDFATYLLELSSYGVEKLNREPERLSEERAQILQQTRELAFSNYKTFIRTADCTKEIYRDFGRVEGSLSKLLDKLPSFGEKCRGFVKEAEEIGASRRMNSLTLNRHTEILEILEIPQLMDTCVRNGYYEEALELAVYVKRLEKKHSSLPVIQGIVNEVRQSAQLMLNQLLQQLRSNSQLPVCLRVIGYLRRMDIFTEAELRVKFLQARGSWLRSMLAAIPDEDPYVHITKTVEACRVHLFDIITQYRAIFSDEDPLLPVAEQAVNEGTIFHGWVVQQISHFLQTLERDLERGVGSRLDSLLGQCMYFGLSFSRVGADFRGQLAPMFQRVAMETFGKAVKEAVDKFKEDMNLYTLISLPSMLGNTIPAMPAGVQPGTLQPPMRLLDFPPLACFLNNILTAFNDLRLCCPIGLAEDVARCVEDALVKVTKLILVFHRAEESAFSSRERELFIQFCCAFAEDMVPFINRCLQVLFPPAQLAQILGVPASQIHKHGNVGCVNVSAVLEPLDFVLPKREPVSPALDLSVELSSLSTTEPEPLAPTEPSFSEKPPEEAPEPGAEPDLNIQHPQEAEPSHDSAEPRTNNVDMEQNDAGDVTLTSADDQSLQH
- the nob1 gene encoding RNA-binding protein NOB1 isoform X2, yielding MVASMVEHVVADAGAFLKNAALHEIGKNIYTLKDVVNEIRDKQTKKNLAFLPYKLNFKEPFPEHLRFVTEFAKKTGDYPSLSATDIKVLALTYQLELENCGAAHLKKEPAVQVEVRSTQRHPEAPVNIAGFHLPSKKSSASSATDDQQPAASSEHPAAESVEFNSFQFWRDPIPSIDDDLLKLLDDSESSVADVQRDMTSREAQTAESSEFNSFQFWRDPLPSIDEELLKLVDVTEKVQRVDLTRNKEHEDDDGVEEREGEDEDEDDDGGGWITPSNIRQIQMDTGEWSPSENVTVGCVTTDFAMQNVLIQIGLKVLSVNGMLIKHTRNYILRCHACFKTTTNMNKAFCPHCGNNTLKKVAVTLREDGSMQMHFSSNPKVLNSKGKRYSVPLPQGGKHSSNPHLVEDQRFPQQRLSRKARVKTDVFDPDYIAGSSPFSEHDIYSRAAGLHLRDAQCGGGRRRSNPNASRKKFVKKK
- the nob1 gene encoding RNA-binding protein NOB1 isoform X1; this translates as MVASMVEHVVADAGAFLKNAALHEIGKNIYTLKDVVNEIRDKQTKKNLAFLPYKLNFKEPFPEHLRFVTEFAKKTGDYPSLSATDIKVLALTYQLELENCGAAHLKKEPAVQVEVRSTQRHPEAPVNIAGFHLPSKQKSSASSATDDQQPAASSEHPAAESVEFNSFQFWRDPIPSIDDDLLKLLDDSESSVADVQRDMTSREAQTAESSEFNSFQFWRDPLPSIDEELLKLVDVTEKVQRVDLTRNKEHEDDDGVEEREGEDEDEDDDGGGWITPSNIRQIQMDTGEWSPSENVTVGCVTTDFAMQNVLIQIGLKVLSVNGMLIKHTRNYILRCHACFKTTTNMNKAFCPHCGNNTLKKVAVTLREDGSMQMHFSSNPKVLNSKGKRYSVPLPQGGKHSSNPHLVEDQRFPQQRLSRKARVKTDVFDPDYIAGSSPFSEHDIYSRAAGLHLRDAQCGGGRRRSNPNASRKKFVKKK